The Parus major isolate Abel chromosome 8, Parus_major1.1, whole genome shotgun sequence nucleotide sequence CCTCCTGAGGAGACAAGTGTAAGATAAGGGAATTTCAGAACTCAACTGATCAATTGCCTGTGTTGAAAGCGATAAGATTTAAACCACGTGACATACCAGATAGTCAATGTAGGTTATCAGCTACTGTTACACCCAGCAATTATTCATCATTCCCAAAAATATTCCACTCATTCTCCTCAAAGAAATCTGGGTGATGCTCTATATCCTCACTAGAAGACACTTTACAGCTATTTTATCAGTTTATGAATCTACATTGAAGAGAACCTTAAGATGGCATTATCCTAAAACTGATGTTTATAAGATTGACCTGAATCCATAATGTTTCTGGTAGCAGTGTATGTCTGCAGACAGTACTTTAATCAAGGACTATGACTAGTTAAGTTATAGCTCCATTACCATCATTTTCCCCAATGAGTATTTTAGGAACCTAATTTAACTGGAAGGGTATTCCCCCTCCTTTGGCTTTCTAAGCTTAGACAATATTAGATCACTAAAGTGCTAAATTGTTGAGCTATTCCTACATAGAAATAGCATCCATATAGataattaaaatagttttaaaaccACTTCCCAAATTAGTCTGAGATTAGTCACTGCACTATAAAGAAACtgagcttaaaaataattaaattaacaGCAGTGAAGTCAGTATCTGCATGTACCACACACAAAGTAATCAGGAATAAAGAGAAATTCAGGGAACATAATCATAAACTCCTCATCCCAAGCCTCCTCAGAATGGGAAGGGCTCTGAATGCTGACAAGGAAAAGCCACTGTAAGGAAACAACTGAGTATAGCAGCACCTCTTTTCCAGTCAGGGTTTGAGGTAAGAAAAGAATGCTGCCAGCACAGTGCATGCTTTTGCAAGTTAAAGGTTTTTGCCATCATCTGCTGCTGATAGCTAGGTGAGCTAAACCTGCACAACTGATAAATGCAGACTCCAAAGGCAGCTGTGTTTTGGTGAGCTGTACAAATCaaagcataattaaaaaaaaaaaagggagagaacaCAACAGCTGAAGTCAGACTATTTATAactcccaaagaaaaaaatattacagaagtAATAACTTACATAAGGCAGTTCAGCACATTATGTGAGCACAGGGTGTTTCTGTTACTTACTGGGGTGTGTTCTGATTAGTTCCTTCTTCCACAAGGCGAATACTCTCTACAAAGCTGGGCATGTCCACCACCCTTAAGGAAGAAGCAATACTTGTATTACTTGCATCTTGTTCAGCATTAATTGAAATGCGTATGTCCTCCTTAGAAATTTCTCcatcttctttcttcccttgtTGTATGGAGTTGTCCTGTTTTTCTGAGGCTGTATTCCAAAATAAACTAGCACCTAGAACAAAATTAGAGATTTAACTATTTAGGAAGAGTCATTACTGTCTTCTGAGACCTTTTGGCTTTGTATAGCTAGAGGAATTAGAGGAATAATTTTCTCCCATTCATGTTTCTTTTACcatttcaaaagtaatttacAGTTTAAATCAGCTAAAAGTTACCAAAACATTGTTCAACTCCTAGTTTCTTCCAAAGTATActtgatgaaaataaattattgcattAAATCATTTTAATGCATTGACCTTGAGCCTGTTTCAAAGTCTCCTCCAGACTAATCACAACATTTCCATGGATTTAATAGGAAGCAATATGTTAATATGCAGCTGTACAGATACAGCTGCATAACTTGcctaaattaaagcaaatacaATCTCCTCTTCATGCACAATTCACaaataatatcaataatatATTTATTGGAACATTAAATGCTACAAActtttacttttcaaaacagtgtactaaaataaaaaaaaatatggagttATGTTTTCAACAAGACACTATTTTAAATAGAACACCTTTCTAAATTGGAAAAGTAATTCTTTCAGTGATGGCAATCAAAGCCAAAAGTAACTCCAACCTAAACTTGATGCATGTTTGCACAgcttcagcatttctgcaaaaCATTTCCTCCATGcccaaacaaaccacagaaacatCCAGAAAAAGTGGTGCcagtctgttttaaaagaaggaagcaTTACCTGTGCTCACAGCAACGCTCACACTTTTCCTCTTGTGTGATCTCGGTGAGGTCtgtgtttccatggaaacaagGTCCCCTGGCTTCTCCGGCTGTacagcctggctggctgctgccGCCTCCGAGGAACCCGCCTGGCGAGCCTGTGCTTCCAGCAAACGTTGGATCTGTAACAGTCATCACAAAGTTAGGATCTGCACAATAAAATATAAGCTGTAACAGGCAAAAGTGAATTAATTGGGTTCTGCTAAGATCTGGATTCAAATACAGGCTGCGCTGCCACAGCAGTCTGAACACCttccagctctcagcagtgCACACAGCGTAAATCAAAACACCAATTTTAATGTTGGCAGAGCTAGCAAAGATCTTTGAGCACactggcagaggcagcaccaGACAACTTCGGTAAAGCCTATTTGCACCACACTTGCTGGAAGTATTCCTTCCCTTTCATTCACATACAAAGCCTATTAACCGACTTACCAGCCAAGCATTTATATGCCAACTGTCCCTGCACTAACTTTGTATTAATTACAAAGCTAAGCaattaaatgataaaattaagGTTGCCAGGCAATCTTCTCTCTAGGATTTTCATCCACCCTGTTCACCGATTAGtttgcagctccagggagaaatacagaaacagtGAAGGCTGCAGTAAGGAGGGGTTTCCCTCATGCACAACCCATGCTTTGGGACCTTGACTTCACATACAGGAACTACACCAAAACCAAATTCCAGCTGCAATTTTCTATATCAAGTATTGCAAACTTTCCTGTTTGTATTATTCATCACCAGCAGCAAAATTTAAACTCTGTCTCTTTAGCCCCAAATCATACCCTGCAAAATACAGGGCCAGCAGGTTGATCAAGGGGCCggtattttaaagaaacttaaCCTGGTGAGGCAACAGAACACAGCAAGACCTCCAAAGTCCAGTTTTCTAGCACAGCAAAGACCTATAAATCAGGAATTGATGCAGACAACTGAAGTTTTCAAAGCAACagctcagagagctgcaggctTGAAGGTGAAAAAAGCAACATATGAGAACATTCTGTGCTTCATCTGTATGTTTACAGTAATTCCAAAGCCTATAGCCTAtgcaatatctttttttttttttttacacagacaAGCATATAAGTAGAAAAGCATTTATACAGAAAGTGTATCAGTTTGCATTGCAAACAGTCTACTAAAAAGAAACCTTCATGCTATGGAACTACCACAAAATTAACTGCAAAATTTAATGAGACATaagtcaaataatttttaaatggacaCCAATTGGTACAGCTAATTGAGTCCCCTTTCCATGTCCACACTGCAGCTGGTATGACAGGCTCCCTTGTTCCAACACAGATAGacaacaattaatttaattcctttggCAGGGGAACTATCACAGCATAATCACTGAGAGGGCAGAGGAGAAAGCTGCCATTTCCACAAACCTGAGCTTGAAGTAATTTGAGTTGTCTGTCCTGCTCAGTAAGAAGCCGGTATGCATCTGGAGATAATCCCATCATTCCATTAtctgatgctgctgcaggagcaggcgAGTGCAGGCACGGGGAGTGGGCTGCACAGCACTGCGGACTCGAGGGGCTCACACTCGATGGCATCCTTAATCCAGGTGATAAGCCACTGTCAAGAGAACAGCTCCCTGTTTTCCCAGGATATCTCATGTTTATAGGGCTGCTTGTGGTATATCCTGGGTTGCAGCAAACATTTGGGCAAATCATATTCGGATGGAACATTGCACAAGGATTTTGCTGAACCATCTCTGATTGGATCTCTGCTCCATGTTTGGGGCTCATTTTACCAATTCCTTGCCATGAGTTTATGGGATTAtactggagagaaggaggacACTGACAGCTGCATGCTGGACAGGAAGGTGGCACCTGAACTGGCACCTGCAGGTCTGGTGGTTGTCTGCAGGTCTGTGTTGACAAAGCAGAGTTGTGGAGGACTGGCTGTGTAACAGCAGGAAGCTGCTTGGAACCAGATATTGATGTTCTCTGAACTGGAGGCTCTCCCTGTGGTGTGACACTTTCAGGATTTAATACAAGTTTTTCCAGTGGCTTTCTGGGGTGGTGCACAGATGTATCTGGGGAAGGCCCACTACAAGGGGTTGAAGGAGAAGATGATCCTGAACTCTTCCTTGATTGAGGGGAAGTCTTCTTACACTGCACCTTCTGCTGTAGTAGAGCTTGATTTCCTCTACAAGGCATTGAAGCTGGAATTTTCTGGTGTATGGGATTTGGTAATTGTCTCAAAGAGGAATCTCCCATATTAGCAGGAAAGTTCTGCCTATCTTCAGAGTGCTGGCTGGGGTGACACGTAGATCTCATGCACCACTTCTTTTTAATAGGCTGATTTGGCACTGGGGGTGGACTTCTAGCACTTGAAGTCCCCACAGGTTTAGATGATTGTCCTGATTCTACAAAACTCCCATCCAAAATAAGCGACAGCTCtggcactgaaggaaaaattctgGTAACCTGAAGGTACAATTACACACAGGtatgataattttaaaacattgtcTACTCTTTGAATGCAGAATTTCCTCAAAgaagatgttttcatttaaaatcaaTACATGTTGATTATCAACTCCAAGCCAACCACATGTCAAACACATTCCTAAAAAGATTGGAGAatccagaaaaaacagcaatatCCCTAGGATcattctgaaaggaaaactgctttCATATATATAGTGTAATGACCATGTCTGACAAATGAATGCTCCATGTCATTTGGAAGTACATTTCAGAATTTGGATATTCCCCTACTGGAGGTGGACCCTCTTAGTATTCTTAGATCCAGGAGACAGCTTCAATAGAACATATTTTATAGACAACTATCACATCCTTCTAGACCAGTGCTGTACAAGGGCTGGTATTTATATTTGTACATACTTCAGTAAAAaaaggacagagcagcagatcTTTTGGgtaaatgaaataagaaaacacaAGAGCTTGCTGTCTGTGTTTTAGACACTACAGCTCTTCCATCCAACAACAGTGAGACCCCTAAAGTAGAAACTACCCTCTATGCTCTGAAATCATAGCCTGCACAGGAATCAAAGTGTCTAGAATCCTGGAAAAACGGCAGGTTAACTAGAGAAGTTAACTAGAGAAATGAACTCTTGGTTCATTTCCTCAATTCTGTTTTCCCTTGCTAGCACTCAGAGAGAAGCTTTACACTCCCCAGTTCCCTTACAATGAGTTTTGCTGCTCTAAGCATCACATCTGAGCTACCTGGAGCAACTGTTTCTGTAGTTACCTGTTGACTCACTGGATGAGGACTTGGAATTGGTCTGGGGGATAAATCCTCATCTTCCACACCAGAGTCATGATCACTTGCTGCCAGCTTGCTGGGTGAAGAGCCTTGGGGAgaactaaaaccaaaataaatcaaagtaaaaatgtttGGTTGTCAGATTTGGCAGCAATAACATGAAACTTCATGTTTTTTAATGCATCATCTACAGTGCATCATTTTTCTAAGAAGCAGCTGCTATTCATCTTCTCCCTGGTTAGCAGCAAACAGTTCTAAGATCATACAATGAATATACAAATGCTGGTTTTGGGCAAGAAGATACAAATCCTTCCTCCCCACAGCATCACACAAACACACCTTTTAAGTGTCACCTTCCAACAGTAAAGCACTGGTTTGTAGCAAAAAGATAGGAGGTGCTACAGTAAAGATTTTAATgttgtttaaaggaaaatacagacTATTTTCTAGTCATATATAAAAATCTGATGGATAAGCCAGGTTCTCAAAAATGACTAAGTTTCAACCTATCCAGGTCTTGGAGCTCTGaaaagtgggaagaaaaaaagggaattttttctGACTTAAGTATATTTGAATTAGAGATTTGCTTTAAAGGACAGATCTCACTTAAAGCTTAATAGAGCTACCTAAGCCTCATCAGTGAGGAAGCCTTTTTAGAAACATCCACTGTATAAATTAAAACCACCAGTACCAAGTTAGCTTTTTTGGAATACAGTCAGCTTGACCACCTTagttgaaaaatattaactctAGGAATAAACAAAAGCACATACAGATTTTAATGCAAGAGAATTTATGCACAGCTAAACTGACACATAGCACAGAACAGATCAAAAAACTCAtccaataaatatttcacttttgtaTATAAATGGCATCTGAGAGATTTACCTTTTGATTGGAAGTTTCTTGCAAATTCTGCTGAAGAACTCAGTTtctgcattttggttttctgcacTCAACTCAAACTGCATAGGGCTTTTGTCTGATGATTCAACATTCTGGAATGAAATTATCCATATTTGTGAAGCACAAAACCTTCAAACTTTCAATCACTGAGGTACTACTCCCAAAGAAACAGCTTTAAGGACATTTATATGATTATTTGCTGCTTGTCCTCCACTTTCAAATTTTTCACCACTACAAGGAAGCAGGCAACCTCCCTTCCTGTTGAACACTGTTCCCCTGCTACTCTGCAAAGTAGTTGGGCTAATTATAGTCATGAGCAGATGCTTCCTCACTCTAACTGCCCAGATACTCCTCCAGGACTGCCACCACTACAGGAAACAGCAAATGTTCCTGTACTGTTCTACACACCACAGCTGGGCAACTCCTGGAGACAACAGAAGTGAGCTTCTGTGGAGAGATCATCTTTGGAAAGCAAAGTTTGTTCCTAGGCTAAAGGTAGAAGATGGCCTGAACAAGGAAATTCAATCAGGAAGAGAACTGAATACACAGCATGGCACCCATATTACACTCACTGCTTCTCTGACAGAGCATAGCAGCATTTACTGAGCAAATTAACAAGACAACTTCAGGTTCTGCACAAGCCTAGGAAAACAGATAAGGAACTAAGAATTCCTAGAACTTCCTCAAACCTTAGTAGCCATCTCCCAGATTCATATAATCAAATTCTTTCAGAGAGTTACTCTGCACAAAGATGAAATCTGCCATTGATGAAACTGTGATGAAATTGGTAACCTCTGAATTCCTTTCTGCATTCAACTTCAAGCAAAGCATGACACTCAGCTTTGCTCTCTAGCAAGCATCACCCAGAGCAGGCGTTAGATGTGGCCAAGGTGAACACAGCACACCAGAGTAACAAATGCTGTAGGAAGTCTGAGTCTCTGCTCATAAGGCCAGAAGATCACTAGCAGGAAGGAACACCAATCAAGTACAACACAGCACAGTAGACTTAAAAGACAGAGGCTTAATGCTATTAGAAAAGTGAGCAGCGCTAACTTTGGAAGTAATTTCTCAGTTTGAGGGACAAACTGAATTTACAGTACTCCCTAGGAAAAAGCAGCTGTATAGAACTACATCATGTTCAAACACTGCAGATCCATTTGGATCACATCATAATGACTCTTTTAAGGCAAATTTTGAAGTACCATGATGCAGGAGGAAATCAAGACACTTACTTTGAAGAGGTGAACTGTTTCATGACAAGTTAGGATCTGAAACCCCAGCTCAGTCTGCCCACTGCATGGAACACATTCATAAAACTCCGGTTCCTTGTGTGTCAATGAATAAAGCACAATGAGAAAACTCCCAGATTCTGAAAAAACCctaaattagaagaaaaacaaatctttaaGTATCTTAAACATGAAGAAGGCCCTTAGATTTCCAATACAGTGAGCAAATTTTCACACAATTTAGCAAACTGGTGAATCACAGCATTCTGAGTGGTGCTGAGCTATAGACAGTGGAGATGGATTTATGACTTAGCCACATTCAAGatcaaagaaaagcagagaagtagGAATAATCCATCTCCTTTGTATTTCAAACTTCTACAATCACTTAGTACTTTAAATGAATTTCTGGAAGAGTTCAAACataacacagaagaaaacatctgtAAGAAGATATtgtattctattttatttttagttttcagttgAAGATGCATTATAAAGACACTTTGTGACTTGGCTATCCCTAAACATTCAAAAAACATTCAttagcaaaaatgtttttttttaaggaaaatgatATTGCAAGTTTTTTTCTACAAGTTGAGAATAGAGAGTAACAATAGTCAGCATTTAACACAAGTTCAAGGATAATGACAACAATGTGAGTTTCCAGGAAAAGGTAGCACTACTTTcagaacagtttttttttttatagtacTCATAACATGCTTGTTTGTGgggttgtttgctttttcattaaataatatGTGATAGAAAAAGCAGTAGAAACAGGATGCCTAAAAACACATTCATGCAACTTCAAAATTACAATTACAGCTTAAAGAGTTAAAAATGTATGATGCACAGATTAAGCAGTTAGCAGCAGGGGTTAATGCTGTTTGCATGGTTCATCAAATCTCCCTAATCCACTTCCACGATGGCATCAGTGAAAGTTAATGAGAGTCAAGCATCCAACTTGCCTATCTAATAATCTAATTGGTCTCTTATCTGTGTTTAGACATATTTCAGTTGTTAAGGGAAAGAAGTCTATTTTGTAATTACAGACATCTGTAATTCAAACCAAACGTGGCAAATGttaaatttcataatttaaaaacaagtgtGGTCAATCAGAAGTGCTTATGCATACAACATATTTTAGAGTCTCATCTACCTGAGGTGCAGTTTCAAACTATAAACACCAGAactctctcccagctccataCAAATAGAACACGGTAAATGTTACAAGTGAAAAGATGCAGACAATGAGGAATGATTATCCACTAATATCACAATGAAAAAACACCTCAGAATGCCAGGTCTTAAAAAATCTGAACATTTAACAGGAAGTCTTAGCAGGACACCATAAGCTGCAAATCAATATGCTTCAATATGTTGGTCAGGCACAATCAGGAAGAAAACTTACCTCAAAGAAAATACCCCTAAGAAAAGTTCAAAACCAAAAGCCCACCACTGTTTAAACTACTGTTTCCTGCTTGTGGCTTCTTATTTAAACTAAAATGCAGTGACCTTAATGATATTCATGTTTACCCTCTTCTGACTTTGAGATATGAGCTCTGCTTTCCAACATTTCTGCCACAGAAAACTTTTGTGCAGAAGCCAAAACCAAGAAGAATGCTTAAACCAGACACTTACCTCTATACAACatataaatcacagaatttccTCAAATATCTTTGAGCAGAGCCCATGCTATCATTCTgtggaacattttttttaggCAGCCAATAGTTTCTATGTTTTACCTATAAAAGTGACTTGCCTTTCCTGAATTGAAGAACTGAACAAATACCGCAAGCAACAGGCCCAGACTTGAGGACTACAGATATGTGTAACTCCACTCAGCCAACtagaagtaagaaaaaaaatctaattagaGACAGTTCTCTTACcaaatttttgctgtttatccCTCATATACATCTCAAATCTGTGTGTGCATTAATCTGGACAAACACTTACACTCCAACTAAAGGCAGAGCATAAGCCTTGGGATCAGACTCaagcagcaaaagcaatttCCGTGTTTGGTCCATAGTAAGgtagctgaaagaaaacaaaagttgggtttttttagtattttggaaggcagtttttcagaaaaaagtcCTGAAGAGACAAGTAAAAGTTTAGAAAATACTGCAAGAAAAAGTTTAGAAAATcctgcaagaaaagaaatttacagaaaataaaatacaaaatcaaaacTACCCTTATTCCACACACTAAACAGCAACTCCCCAACTTTTCAGCAATTCCCTGCATATCAAAGAGTTATCaagtacaaaaaatatttagtacTATTTGTAGTATTTTAGTGAATACTAGAATTAGTGTTCATAACAAATCCTGAAGTACAAGTCATGTCAAATTTGAAGAGTAACTTTCAGAGAGGCATTCATAAAGTCCCTGTCCAAATAAAATGACATTCAGTTGCTTCAAATTATTTCCCTGATCTATCCTTAGTTCATCCTACTAAATTAGTTGCCACTCAGAATGATGACTCCCCAATACCATCTCAGAAGcacaattaacaaaaaaaaaaaaaaagctttgcattCACCTGATTTTCATTGTAGGACAAGCACTGATAATGTTTACAAAGCTGGAAGctgtttatatttattatgttaACTAGAGGTTAGTTAACTCCTGCCCCAGTAGGTAGAGCCTTTCACTGAAACCAAAAGCAAGAACTCCTACTTTTGCTCCACCCCATTTCCTGTTTCTTGTTTATAACTCTTAATACATTTCCAAGGCCAGAAGACATGCCATTTTAATGCCAGTTATTTTACTAAAAGGCAAAGTACAGTTGAGGTCTCTCCTACCCACCTCCTTTAGGAAAGGCAAGAAACTGACAGGCAACTTTGACAGCTTTAGCACCACCCTTTACTCACCCACATTTGTAAGTTCCTTGAACTTGTGCAATATTCATAGGACTGTTCAAATTTCTTGCTAGGGCTGTTGGAATAATTGGGACAGACTTCACAGGGGTGTATTCCAAAATATTCGCCACAGTAAGAGAAGCCCAGTGGAAATTAAAGTATAGAGTATCCaggttttctgtgaaaacaatGTGAGCTCTAACAGTGAGCAGTTTAGAAAGATCCAGAGATTCTTTACTGCACAGACTCTGCCGCAGAccctagaaggaaaaaaaaaagaaaaaaagagttaaatatactaaattattttcatatgaTTACCATGATTTAAGATGTATGACACTAGGAACTCAAATCATTGATCATAGTTACTATTGCAGTAGGTACTGCACAAAAAGCCATTAACCCAGGTCTCCAAAGGTCACTGCTCTACTGAATATAATGAATGCAGAATACACTTGAAAATTAGCTATGTACACCTTAGCAATGTGTCATGATGCATTAGAAAACATGGGGTTACTTCAATTATATAAAACTTAATGTAACAGACAACTAAAAGGTTCAAGCTGATTTGTCAAAGTTTTCCTTCTTGTATTCAAGAAATATGCAACTTAACATCTGGATATATTATAATGGGAAAGTTCAGATCTGAAACAGGCTTAATCAGTATAAAATATACACTACAACAACTACAGGAAAAAGTCTACAGGAATGGAAAGTGTATTTAGTAGATTACATGTCTACAGCAGAGCACACATTTCAGCTATGGCTGCTAACCTGCATAGGGCTTTATACGTTTTTGGGTGGGCCACTTGCCTAGCAACACTTCAACAAGTGCCTAAACACTGCAACTGATTAATGACaactttgagggaaaaaaagacaaaaaagctgttttcttttgtttaaataagTTTCCTgcaattgcttttgttttgctggttttggtggCTAGACCAGCTGAAAAACTTCAGTCAGCAAGATTTTTCATCCAGGATTTAAGACTGTGATCCTTAAACACCTGTGAGGATTAACTGACTTCAACTGTTCCAAACAGACTTTCCAGTGACACTCAAGCAGCTCATTTCACACAATTAACTACATAGTCTTGCTTCAGCCATAACCTTGCTGTGCTGGAATCAAGCTCTGTGCATGTCCACTGTCCTGCCTGGCAGACCGTACACTGCTTAAGAGACCCAAAAGTTGCTAAGAGCTGCTTACCTTGAAAGCCAAGCTGATATCATCAACACTGTGCACTATTATATTATCTGAACAAGGTCCCCAGGCATTAACTGTACATGGAATCAAAAAGTCTCCAGGAAGGGCTGCAGTTGGAATTTTGCCCGATCCACCAGCAACTTCTCGGCCAGGATCAAAACGATCTATTGTTAGCGTTATGCCTTCCccatcttcaaaataaataataaattaagtTAGAGTCCAAGAGCAACAACTCAGGCTGCTTAACAGCAGCTTACTCAACCAAGCAATGCTGCCTGTCTACCTCATGTTTAGAATTACCTTCATCTACTGCCAGTGTCCCAAgcaaaaaacaggaaaatgatttcttttcattctgcttaGCATGGCGATAGGCAAGCCGCAAGGTTTTCTCCACCAGAGATAGTTTGGGGTTTCTAAAAATAGACAATAATCAAGCTTAagtcacaaattattttaaatgattgttttttaaaagtatcaCTTATTCAtaggggaagaaaacagaataaaattaagttACTTTAGACTGATGCACCTTCAAGCCACTGGACTGTTACACAAAGGAAAGGAACGGAAACTGAAATCTTTCCAGTGAAAATCCCTATATGCTTATAACAAACACactgcttccttttcctttgcacCTTGTCATACAACAGaatcaaaagacaaaatgagGCTTTGCATCACACAATccataatttaatttaactcTTAGCTTCCCCAAAAAGGTTACTGATACCTGTAATAGGTGACATGTGCGCCAATGACATCGCCCATGGGGATGGGGTCCCAAAGTGCACACCTGGACAGAGGGAAACTGAAAGGGACCATCCTTTTGGGAACAAATCTGGGAAAAtcacagagatttaaaaaaaaaaataaaattattatggGACATAGTTATTTTACAATGTTTCAAAGAAGGAACAAAGGCATGACACAGTAAGAAAACCAAGACATAGGATACATAATCTGTTGGTACTTTTTTTGCTTCAAGTCCAGGGCAACAAAGCAGAAACTTTGTCCTACGAAGTTGTCAGAGTTACGAAATCAACACAAAACCTTTATTGTCCAC carries:
- the STIL gene encoding SCL-interrupting locus protein; protein product: MVPFSFPLSRCALWDPIPMGDVIGAHVTYYRNPKLSLVEKTLRLAYRHAKQNEKKSFSCFLLGTLAVDEDGEGITLTIDRFDPGREVAGGSGKIPTAALPGDFLIPCTVNAWGPCSDNIIVHSVDDISLAFKGLRQSLCSKESLDLSKLLTVRAHIVFTENLDTLYFNFHWASLTVANILEYTPVKSVPIIPTALARNLNSPMNIAQVQGTYKCGYLTMDQTRKLLLLLESDPKAYALPLVGVWLSGVTHICSPQVWACCLRYLFSSSIQERVFSESGSFLIVLYSLTHKEPEFYECVPCSGQTELGFQILTCHETVHLFKNVESSDKSPMQFELSAENQNAETEFFSRICKKLPIKSSPQGSSPSKLAASDHDSGVEDEDLSPRPIPSPHPVSQQVTRIFPSVPELSLILDGSFVESGQSSKPVGTSSARSPPPVPNQPIKKKWCMRSTCHPSQHSEDRQNFPANMGDSSLRQLPNPIHQKIPASMPCRGNQALLQQKVQCKKTSPQSRKSSGSSSPSTPCSGPSPDTSVHHPRKPLEKLVLNPESVTPQGEPPVQRTSISGSKQLPAVTQPVLHNSALSTQTCRQPPDLQVPVQVPPSCPACSCQCPPSLQYNPINSWQGIGKMSPKHGAEIQSEMVQQNPCAMFHPNMICPNVCCNPGYTTSSPINMRYPGKTGSCSLDSGLSPGLRMPSSVSPSSPQCCAAHSPCLHSPAPAAASDNGMMGLSPDAYRLLTEQDRQLKLLQAQIQRLLEAQARQAGSSEAAAASQAVQPEKPGDLVSMETQTSPRSHKRKSVSVAVSTGASLFWNTASEKQDNSIQQGKKEDGEISKEDIRISINAEQDASNTSIASSLRVVDMPSFVESIRLVEEGTNQNTPQTGNISQALVRGSSLEESVSVSLQKEPSEGARSQVVVTSEQSSEPPTSLLPLQPSEEQKLYQDLLGQVNNLLKTSEEQDHLPLKSGFVTDDGPTYQDIDDRAEVASEADTGGVDKESVISATLKQLRSLGVTVDSPGSIKENTHKVENASILACISPEAVVPGLNSMSLANVSMCPNVVDLSMEANAIALKYLSENQLSQLSLSRSQNPLGDFAFQDILQTNVDKSMVGLSLISPNNMSFATKKYMKRYGLIQGNDSSEDEEELQAQDGNFGTVKSKSMPEKNCTPVLDSFSHQTELPKKVDGRLPIHLKSHSRDLATNASPPELNSPVLRNITNEIFPPRTDQADENSLQFLKDLKSKTRLLPGRVEFTEQPVRKDEGDTRAFRGNLHTPTLEMLNQSNSINSVGTILDVKQLRQLPKLF